The genomic region CCACCCCCAACGCCAACAACACCCACCCTAACaccgaaaaataaaataaaaagacaaaaacaacaaattacgataatctataataataataatagtcacAAAAGACATTGAACCCCAACCCTCGATCTTACTATATCTCGTTACCCACtatttcttcttcatttcttcaCATCAACGATTTCAGCGACCTTGCTTTCACGGGCTTCCTCATTCTCTTCTTCCCGCTATCGTCAAgtacctcttcttcttcttcttcgtcatcATCCACATAGTCGATTATCCCATCATGTTCCATCTCCGAAACCGAAGGAACAACCTCAACACTTGCCACATTACCATTAATATCATCGACAACATCGTCAGCACCACCACCCACTACATTCTCGGACTCCACCATTGTCGAATTCTCAACCCCAACGCTATTATTCTTGCTCCCTTCTCCTCCACCGTTTCTATCACCTCTTCGTTTGCTCCACGAGGGCCCGAACCCGGAGTAGTAGTAGAATTCATACGGGTTTGAACTCGCCCCAGCCGCCGCCACAGCTGCCGCCTTCTTCCCCGCCGCTCCCCGAGTCTTGCCACGGCGAGTTCCGGTCGCGGATGGTTGCGATTTCTTGCTGCTGGTGTGGTGGAGGGGAGTGAGCAGAGAATAAGATAAATGCTGCTCGCAGAATGACTGCCCTTGTCCGGCTTCATTCTTACATGGCCAACCCTTGTCATCGTGAAACTGACAAGGATTGGTCATGTTTACGGTGGCGTCAATATTTGTCGGCGCCACCAGGTCAACCATTACCGTCGAGTGGCAAGTAGTTTTGTTACCTGCATCCATCATCGACGCCACGCTGTGGTGACGACGATAATAATtcatagagaaaaaaattggagattttAAGTTTATGCAAGAAAAGAAACCCTAACTGAACGAAGATTGGGATATGTTAGCTGCGAACCTCTGGACGGCGGCGAAGGAATTAACAGCGCTGCCATTGTTGTTTCCCGCGGTGAAGTTGTCGTCGAGCTTGAACTGGGAGGGAAGGTGAGAAATGAGGGCTAAGAATAAACCTAATTGGGAGTAAGAagggaaagaagagaagaaggaagagagGAGAATTTAGGGTGGTGAACCCTAAGACGGAAGAGGGAAAACCCTAAATGGGTGAGGGCGTAGAGATCTAAACGGGGACGGGGAATAACGAGAATAATGAAATAACGAATAGAATGAAGAGATTGGGAGAGGGAAGGAACCTGGATCGAGTCAGAGTCAAAGGGGATCACATCCCATGGGGACTGGTTCAACTGGCACACGTGCGACTCCAACGGAACCGAACCACCTTGTACGCAGGACGAAGACGACGAGGACGACAAGGACGAGGAGAACAGAAGAGGGGAAAGCTTGGCGTTCTTGCGGATCCTCATAATAAAACCTCTTCTTCCGCCAAATGGGATTTTATATGTAATATCACAGGGGAAATGGAACACTCTTGCTTTGGGGCTCCAGCCTTTGGTTTCTCTTCACCTCGATGCCTGATAATCAgggtttttttttgctttctcggCCCTTCATTCATATGTTTCTGTTTGGTTTTTCTCTCGGACGATTTAGCCCTTAGGTTTTGGATGGATTTACTTTTACTCACACCCCCTGCCGCTAGCTACAGCCACGTCACTCTTGCTTGTCCAAaaccattttatttgtttatcctttttttctttctttcaggaAATCATCTCCTGCAGACCGTCCCACTGTGGGAACCTCTGCATCCCAAACCTTCAATGTCCTTCGGGTTTGTTCAACTTCAAGAATCTCAAGCATAGGAgtagtgatttttgtttttcttttgaagCTATCCTTTTACtttcaaaacaataaattttttcttctcatttttatttttatgcattgAAACACGTAATTTTTTGTCTTGAAATTCATAAACATACTTTTGTAACTTTAAATCAAAGATATCATTTATCCTAAGGAtgtttcttttaataatatgaAGTGTGTCTGTAAAAGCGTTGCAAAGAACGTAATGCAAAGACGTACACACTCAAGTTGTTTTAGGATTTTTGTATCAAAACAAGAGAGTTTTTTTGTTAAACTTATTTGCAGGTGAAGCATGTTTTATTGGTAGATGTTGATTTTCATGTGTTTCAGTTTGCTCCTAATTTCATTGTATCTTAGTTAACAGCTGATATGACTTTGTACTGTTTTTACTAGAGACTTGTAGTTTCTGTTATATTAtattcattcataaaaaaaaagtgatttaaaCTTGTTTTCGAATACACtcttaattaattgtttcaaatttaagtttcgtatatctaattaatattttaaaaaataactctaaTAAAAAGATATGTgacttatattaaaaaatcttatccataaaaattgaattcaaacataaaaaatttacataattcaTACACGTTattcaaaaaattgaattagatccccttaatttttatctaaacaAAACATGGGTAAAGGATACTTGCGGAATAATGTTTTTCTCTAGAAAATTTggataaaaatgtttaaaataatattcataattcacatcaaaattcaatttttaggataaaaaaatatgatcaaaagagaagattaaattaaaattaatcaatcagATTTTCTGatagttaaatataaaaaaataataaatactttctattaatattataatgataaaaaaaaactagtcacaatttttttcctcagttttcttttcttttgattttctcaGTTGCTAGTTGCTATTACGGCAAGCTACAAATGAAGGGGGCGCGTGTGTGAGACGCATGAAATCCTACCCCTGCGTGCGGTAGGAGTGGCCCACAGAAAACTTACTTGATGGGGTCCCATTTGGAGCCTAAAAGGGTGAACGGAAGTAATGTCATTCTGAGGGACTTGAGTTGAGTTGCATGAGAAGTTGAAAACTCTGATAGTATCTGATTCTCATACCAAAAACATTTGATCTTTGCAATTGCAGCGACAACAACATAGGTAGCACCAAAAGCTCCATTCATACACAAACTTTACCCTTGCCATTATAGGACTTGTCTTTTTATTAccatttttctcatttctttttctgttttcccactctttttattcttatatacctttagttttttttattagtgttttacttgaatttttttctttaaaggtTTAAAACAGTTGGTGAATTTATTGAAACCCCAATGGTCAAGCCAGAATGAATTCAATTTGGCCATAAATGATTTTACATTTAACCTTCTAGCATGACCAAATGGTAGGGCTACTAGGGCAGCTAGTAGCTAACAACCATAACATAAgctaaatgaatataaaatattgaaactaaaataaataaataaacctaTTCATAATTACAGCTAGggcaaaagaataaataaaaaaaggacaaTTTTTTCAGTTCTCTGTCTCTGAAgtagtatttattattatacaagCTGTGTGATCCGAGCCCTTGCAAGTGTATGGCACTATATATACTACCTGACCctttttttctgtaaaaatgACTAAACACAAGCACTAGTTTGTGGGGCACACGGATGAAAAGAGTTGCAGCCATTTGTGCAGCAGGTGTGGGTAAAGACTAAAAagagtaatatatataatagaaagCACACACctttttttaatctctctttCTGTCCCTCTTTTTTTCCTCAGTCTTCTTCcccaataatttaaaaaaatctataactCTACTTGTTTAACTAAGGCTACTACGTGTCTTCATCTTACGAGATCTGAGCTCATATTTTCTAGTTGGAGTACACAAGTGAtacccttatatatatatatatatatatatatatatatatatatatatatttgtcttaGTTCATAACGCAATTTGACAATCATGACGATAGCATTTGGAAAGAGATAGCTAAcaaaatataacattattttagaaacaaggaaagaaaaatacatatatcCAAAGTGAACCCTTCTGCGTAGAAGTTCTTATGTGCAACCCTTAATAAAGTAACTAACTTTTCAAGATTCATTCTATCAAGTAACTTACTTTTCACCATTTTTACCCTGAGATTTTTATCAGCCAAAACCTTGAGAGATAAAAGGGTTGCTAgtgcaaataattaattttaactatataACCACACATacgtcaataattaaaaataaaaatttgaataaaattaatcttaatcgTTTATGTACATTTAGTTGTATGATTAAGATTTGTTGTTCTcataaaaattagtaattaagaACCGTGTCACTTAACACATGTTTCTATATGATCCACTtgaatttgttttctctttctgATTGAGTTCTTCTGCATGACAAGGCTAGATGAACAGAAGAGAAATGAAGATGCAGAGTTTGGTAAAGTTTGGCCTATATATATCATTACATAAGATTTTCTATCTTCTcgttattttctatatataaacTTCTAGCTAGGGT from Glycine soja cultivar W05 chromosome 16, ASM419377v2, whole genome shotgun sequence harbors:
- the LOC114390158 gene encoding uncharacterized protein LOC114390158 codes for the protein MRIRKNAKLSPLLFSSSLSSSSSSSCVQGGSVPLESHVCQLNQSPWDVIPFDSDSIQFKLDDNFTAGNNNGSAVNSFAAVQSVASMMDAGNKTTCHSTVMVDLVAPTNIDATVNMTNPCQFHDDKGWPCKNEAGQGQSFCEQHLSYSLLTPLHHTSSKKSQPSATGTRRGKTRGAAGKKAAAVAAAGASSNPYEFYYYSGFGPSWSKRRGDRNGGGEGSKNNSVGVENSTMVESENVVGGGADDVVDDINGNVASVEVVPSVSEMEHDGIIDYVDDDEEEEEEVLDDSGKKRMRKPVKARSLKSLM